The sequence below is a genomic window from Dermacentor albipictus isolate Rhodes 1998 colony chromosome 2, USDA_Dalb.pri_finalv2, whole genome shotgun sequence.
GGGAACAACCATAAAAATAAGGACAAGACGACACACAAAGTGCAAACTTCCAGCAAAGGTTTCTTTTTCAGAACGTAATTTTATGTGCTCGCACTAAGCCACCATGCATGCACAAATGATAACCTCCTAAGATAAGCAAGTTCCTTATCGGAAAGGTTAGCCCTTCATCAGAAAATGTGTCATTCCCCGGTGTGCAAAGGTGCCTCGACTTGAAAGGTTCAGTCGTGTCCACCGTCTCTAGGAGAGCGCCACTTCTTGACTAAAATAAACAAACACTCTGTTTCTGTGTCTTGGCGATTCCTGCAGTGAAGGCTGGTATAACGGGAGGATACCTTTCACTTTATTCTATTCCTTTGTTGTCATTCACCATTCATGGTCGATCAATCCCAGGGATAATATGGGCAGAGCGTAGCTTGAGCCGCTGGGGAAGCATGAAAAGGAATAGCATTAGAACAAAAATTGTCACGTTATTCCAGCAGAGGTCTCCAAGAAGGTTTATTGATTTTGAGGCTTTTGAGTAGGGACTCACAGTGCCCAGTAGCAAAATTACAGCTCTGGATCTATTGAGGAACATCATTGAAGTCATAGAGTTTCTGACTTGAATTACGAGAAAGAACTCTGGAGGCTGCAATGGTTAACTACCATAGGAATGATGCACAGATACGTCTAATCTTCGTGCCTGTGGCTTCAGACACTTATTTTGCCTCTTTCTTTATTATACTTTATCTTTCTAAATTTTCAAGCAATCATAGTTTTCTAAACTGAGCTAGACAGTTAGTCTCTGCACATGCATAATTGTTGCAAATTGTTTTCATTTACGTTGCGCTGTGTACAAAGTACGTAGAGACAAAGTGCATAGTATGGGACAAACAGACGAAAGGGGATCGTATGAGGACATAAACAATTGAAGAATGAAGCAGGGGGAGTGGTAAAAGGGTGCTAGATGtactttttgtttcctttttgttGGTGTGAAACTAAGGCCTAAATTACTATATAAGAGGGGGGTAGGGGTCAGCGCTCGGGGCTGTAGGGGCAGTGTCCCTCCTCTCCACCTACTGCAATGGAATCTATAGGGTGTTCGCCACCGCTGCCCCTTCCGATTCCAGAGCCCCTGGCCaaaaggatgaagtttaggcaaatccatgtactattgATTTATGCCTGTGCTGGCTGAACTGTCATGCTTGCAGCTCCTATAGGCACTAGTGCCAGAGGAAGCTCAATAGTGAAAGTTTTTGTAGGAAGCTTGATGGTTGAAGCGCAGTAATTGTATCAGCCGTCTAGCAGTGCTGCCTTCTAGTTTTTGTAATCACGGTAGTATGCTGAGTAGAGGAACGCTTAAGAACACGAGTGTAAAGCCTGCTCTGTGTAGCTGCTGTTCAGGCCCAGTCATTTCTTGTGTCCTGCTTGTCACCCCGCAGCTTTGCGCCACCACTCTTCCACTGGGCTGCTGCCAAGCGTCATTGAAGGGGACCTAGGCTCGCGTTTCACGCTCCAGTGCAACCTTAGCCGGCCCCACCACCACAATCAAGCTCAGCGCATTGTCTGGCTGAAGGACGGTCGTGGCCTGGGCCCCGAGCTCAGCTGGACGGTGTACGAATACCGCGGTGACCTGGTGTCGTCGGGGCTCCTGTTGAGCGACGCCGGAAACTACTCCTGCTACCTCGACACGCCGCATCCACATACCAGCGCTCAGCTCATTGTCCGTAGTGAGTGCATTCGGAATCCCTTAAAGGGGGATGTGGGGCTAAAGTCGCGATTTTGTTTCATGATAATGTTGATAAATGAAAAAGATAGTTTTCTGAATTTTTATGGTCAACATCAGCCACTATGAGCTCTTGAATACTAATGAGGTGTTTCCCCTAAAAGTGGCCGACCCTGTACAAGTATGCAATATGTGCAGTTGACAACAAAATTTTACGGACCACGGAATATTGGAAATTGTTGAATTTCGAGTGGCCTGTAACAGCAGCCAGTAAAACCGCACATCACAATGCTGTTCGCAGTAGAGGCTAGAAATGCGACTACCAGGCTGCATTGTGAGGCtgtggagatattcagcttttttctctcttttttttccggtCCCGTGGTTTATAAAATTTTGTGAACTGTACTTGTACTGTACTTCTCGTACTGTATTTTCTGGTCTAAAAGTCGCACCTTTGTATAAGTTGCGCCTCACTCAAAACGGCAGTTTTTCCGGGGGTGGAAACACACATAAGGTGCATCTGTCATTTGGTAAGCAATTTAAAGACTCGTTGAGGATCAGGTCGTGAGAAAGTGTTCCGCTGGCACATGGTTAACGAGTCTGCGGCGACACACGCCAAGTGcgcagcaacaacggcaacgaGTGCAATGAAGTGTAGTTGCTGTGCGTGGCAGAAGGTGACGCGCAGTGGGGCGTCATTTGATGCCCGCTCGATACAGGGGGCGTGGTCATAGCATTCATTTTGAGCATTCCGATTTTGACTGCATATAGGTCGCACCGTTCTATAAGATGCACcgataaaaattcagaaaaaaTATACGGCACTTATACACCAGTAAATACAGTACTTGTCATAGTGTCAAGCTGTTCTTTGGTAACCGCACACAGTTATGCTAATTTTGTATGCTTTCCTTCCCAGCTCCCCCAGGACGCCTGTCAAACATAACAGTCCATCCGTCGACTGTTGTAGCCACTGTAAGGTGGCACGTCACCAGTGACGGAGGCTGCCCCCTCTCCCATTTCACTTTGGCCTACCAGCCTACGCAGGAGCCGCCGGCCAATAGCTCAGCCGCAGTCCACCACTACTTCCCTGTGCACATCAGTCCTGCCGCTGTGAGTACTGAAGTTGAACAATGACCCTCTATGCAAAAGGACAGTCAAAGGGTCGTCAGAAAAGTCTTGacatttttcttttggaagaGCTGAAATCCTTGCTTGGGGCATTTGTGGCTCTGAGATGACGAGGCATTTTTTCTGAATCTACCCTTAAAAGGCCCCCACcccaccaggccacatagcaaatttttttttatacattggAAGTTGTTACGCGCCCTCTTTGGATCATTCTAAAGCAAACATTCTTCAAATTGGTTGCTTAATAGCCGAgttaaaaatatttcagtgccgcgaacccatgattccAGGAGGCTAGCGTCACTGCAAACAAAGACACTCTCTCTGCTTGCCCTGTATAGCCCCCAAGCcgaattccttccctgcgttctcccacaccGGAGCTAGATGATCGCTTGACGCATACGTAATGGCcccaccttcttttttcttttctcgcccTCTCTTGCTGCACGGCGCACGTCCGCTGGTGGTCACATGCACGAGCTGTTctgtttgtctcgtttcgcgcagcacacaattttgcgtgctgtgcacaagaacacctgactagcggcgtaagtcagtgctacacgaattcTGAGGTagacacaagcagatcacagaACATAATCATGCGCTGGAACGTAGTAGAAAATGTTGCACGTGCTGCACGTGCTCTCAGCACGTGCgactgcacgacatgggaacaagcagatatTCGGTTTGTGTTTTTTATTTCTCTAAAACTTTAATTCATctgttgaagcaacagattacacaaataacagatgttgccttgagtAATTCTCGGGAGTGTCACGGATCACTGTGAGCGACATCACAGCATATACATGCACGTAGGTGCACTTGCTGATGTACGACATCGCCCCGTCTGGAGCGCGGCATCTGTGaagagaagggcaaacggcgttcagtttgaaattCCAGCTATTCCCGCAGTGTGTACCATGTAATTCTTAGCAAACGTGGTCAtgagcgcgcattgtatgcactgcactaGTCAGCTCAAAATAGCCATAGCTGGTGAGGGGGCCTTTAATCAGAGTGGAGGATTATAGGACACTGGTACAGACTAACATCTCCATAGCGGATTAAAGCATGTTGTTGTGCTTCTTCAGGACCTTTGGACTGTGTGAGAGGCTGGGCAGTCAAACCTGTCTATAGTAGACATCCTTGAATTTGACTCCGGTTAATTGGATTTTTCGGTCAGTTCAATCCTGAGTGATGGTCCCACCCATCATCCATGCATTTCTATGAGCTCGAACTTTCGTTATTTTGATCCTAGAATTGGCCTTCGCCAGAAAATTCAAACTTGACTCTTGCTTGACTCCAATGGTGACCCCAGTAGCGAACCCTTTAATGGCGATGTATGTCTTGGTGAAGCTTAGGGTTCATTAAATGTATTGAAGACATGTCATCCCCGCTGAAAAAGCTTCTTTTGTcgtgccctaggaagattttctaGCACGAACAGTAGCTGGCAACGAATGATTACAGTTAatttatcagggtgtctaccaaccgggaaaaccaggaattctcagggatcttgagtagtctggaaaaactcagggaaaactcagggaatttgtgcctctatcagggaaaattagctgtaattttattgaaagggtcgaaagtcgcggtaatgctggcttgagtaacagacaggaatcgtaatgaatcgccCTTGACGTCCTGTCGttgctggaggagttgccagtgtacagtcaactaccgactttccggatgctcGATAATGCGGACGatttcgcggcaccaccacgtgccccatagagtcagggtgtaagaacgtctgaaatttcggacgcaagaatccttcgccgtccgattttcccgactttttgccgtgaccgcaagTCCTAAACGGCATtaaaagccaccactgctgccattttcatTACCTTGCCACCtgaaaccggcgctctcgcacgcagatccgttgGCAGCCGTAtccaccactgcagcaacgctaggcctagctgcttcgacgttcgctatgaagcttcttgccattgggtgccgtgtttttaattgaaattcactgctgtcagcaatggcatgaaCTCCGCCTTTGcggtccttgcgattggcttagaagcttggaaagcacggtgcgttgcataatgtcggttcctgaaagtcagctttgcctctgtacagaaatgttccttggtgaagcatacacaaaaaattgcagtgaagcataagtgtgggaaggggctattgccatgggacacagtatgtattccttaattatacacgcgtgcacccggtatttcctgtcacagtacgagcaccgatatgcctaatacgtgtaccgacaggccttcagagcgttttcgaatgtgcctgtggcggtttgagcccttaagggcagaaaatgacatgcatttattattttccaactggccgatttttcggacgttttcgcggcccctaagaAGTTAGAAAACTTGGACATGGACTGTGCAACTAACCAAGAAGATggttcaaatggtccatggggcgaacgagtggcagaaggagtataagaacagaaaggacctacgcattgacgaatgaatgggaaaggaagcatgctgccgccatttcgaaggagcttgagctcaaaaaacaaagtgttggctgatgccgagatgcaagtgtccctcatcaaaaccaaaatgaactcttaaaagcagtgaaacacaacactgaggcgtcgtgcatgggctgagagtatgtcaggacagttgaggttgacttttgAGCGGTTGAGAGATAATCTCatatgtgacaaagttcaggccttataccactgagcttgctatcagttgatagaaatagctcatatttgaaaatatttgattttgtatgcatctccttttttattcgtatttgagaatgtccgactcgatttgtaATTTTATTTaaatacattttatttgctgtgcattttactaacccctcccttctgttctctttttgaataacatgaacactacttcttagtattcaaattggattaagtcgttttttgtttttttttttaattttttcatatgcttagtagagagtgacagcatcgggcaatatggtttcagctcgtcttgacataaaacatagttctgcaccactcagggaatttcgaaaaggcactcagggaaaacctggaaaactcagggaatttggaaatgtcaacttgttAGACACCCTGTTTATGCATTTCCAGAGCTTTGTAAGAAACAGAGAATATACAGCGAGCAAAAGAGAACAGGACAAGGAATGCTAGTATCTTCCCTGTActattctcttttactttctgAATATTTCGTTTCTTTCGAAGCGATGGAGATGCAGCAGCTATCAGAAATTCAACCAGCCCAGCTTTCTACCATAAATGGTTACAGTATTTAACCAATTCTAACACTTTCTTATTCTTCAGAGCTAATTGGTTCAGAAATTGCCAGTATGGTGCAATCGAATTCAAAACCAAAACTGTGTTTCCAGCCTTCCCAACAGGCTACTGTCGGAACCAGCCTAGCCAGTGTCATCACATGGTCCGTGAAAGTGAACTTTTGTATCGTCAACTTGATTTTGATAATCATTGGAGGATGTGTTCAGGAAAAATATTCTAAGGACAGGTGCCAAATTTTATTATTCTAGAAAACTTCTTGAGCGTTACTGATTTTCAAATGTTGAAATGACTATGATTAGTTGCAAAAACGATCATTCTAAAACGACAAAAAATGTGATATTCTTGTGTACTATATATTATTAGAGAGGCACAAACTACGTCACTGTACGGCTGTTTTGTACAATCTCCGCagcttttattgaaaaagaaaattgcataATTGGCTTCACGAGGAATTGAACTTCCACCTTCTAGCCCAAATATCTATTCTCATGTAAAAGAATTTTGGAATCTGAAAGTTTGAGTCCACAGTTGCATTCTGCATAAAATTCTACAGCAGTAAGGACCCTACTCATAAGTCATCCTTTTCTTATACAAGAACAGTAGTTTTTGCAATCACGGACTTTTGTGAAAGAACACTAACTAAGAAAAACGGTTCCAAAAGTTCCGAAGTGTGTCATCTTATTCAAATTGCATCTGTCATAATTAAAACTGTCCTGCAGTATATGTTGGGCCTCCTTCTTCAATTTGGCtttgttccgtggcaatagctgCAAGCTTTCCTTTTTCCGAGCCACTTTTGAGCTGTCAGGGGCCCTGGCTTTTGCCCATTGAAAGCACCGCCTGGTGCTGGTGCTTCCAATTACTGCCTGGAAAAATTGAAGAGCGATCACAGTTGCATAGAAAAGCCAAACAAGGTCTCCAAAAGCGGACCTTCAGTTCAAGCGAAATTAGTGCCAAGAGAAATGGCACGAAATTGGCCCTGGGCGTGGCAGAGCGAAGTTGTTGCGGCagctataaaaaaagaaaagaaaacggaccATTGCTGTCTTCATTTCTCCTTGGATGCCTTCTTCTCACATTGTGCGTGATTCTTATTGCTGCGACCATCAGTTAGCATGCGGTATTCGTCCTTGCCCTCAACATAAACTGCAGAGCTTTGTCGTTAGCAGTTTCAGGTTTTACATCCGTGGTTGTTTTGTCTTGAGGCTTGTCGGACTCCTTGGTTTTGTTACTTTGCACTGAATTGCTGGACAGCCAATGATTGTTGCAGCTTGCAAGCTGTTGCAGTTGGCATTTACAGAAATTTGCGGCAGTATTGCGCACAGACTGAGTGTGGAATGTTGTTGTTGCGCTGTCCACTTTGGAACATTAAACTGTGAGGTGGGACAATTTGATTTGAGTACTGGCTGTTATATTCCTCCACGCTCTTGAGGTAAGTAGATGTGCACATTCATCTATCTTGCTGCTGCTTCACTGTCCTGGTAGATCTTGGGCAGTGTTTACATCTACCACCCAGGAGTGGAAGATGAACCCTAAGGAAAGTGCCATGTCTTGAAATGTTGGTCACCGAGGCTCATCAAGCCGCAGAAGGCCCGgcgaccattttctccgactcaCACACGGCGATCAGGGCTTTCTTGTCTGCTCTAGTTTTTAAACATGCAGCCGGCATTGTCAACGGTTCCTTTCATAGTACTACTGGCGAAGAAACTGGAGGTCATAGCATAGCATAGCCCGGCCCACGTGAACAATATAACTAACCAAGTGAGTTGCAACCCTAgtgagcgggccaactgcctcgCGCTTGAATTCATGAACCATGCCTGAGCTAATGGTCCGGCTCTACCGCAGGATTGTCCCTTCAAAGATCCTCTTACCACCTATCACGAAATTACGTCGCGTTACAGACAAAGCAGGaggaaattccctccccccagctcGAAACTGAACAGGGTTCAGGCCGTTACTTTAAGGCTCTTACAGACGAGGTCGTATCTCACCCcggagcgcttagttggatagactcCAACTTCCCACAGTcatgctccaaatgcggtcatgCATGCTTCGCCTTTGCCCACATGCTCTGGCTGCGCATGTACAATGCGCGCTCCGAACTTCAATAAAAGTCCAAGTGGCACGCCTTGCTGAAGAACTCAAAATTCACGCACCAACTACAGGCCATCCAGAGGGCCTGCAACGTCGCAGAGACGCCTCCCAGTctcatcgtgggcggagccaccaaatTGATGGGGAGCTTTCGGCTCCGCTAATCATGTTCCTCAGgacacttcaataaagttcttgtcaattGAGGCACTGACCAATGTTTTTAAAGGAGTGGTACTCTTGTTGTTGTGTTTGCTTCTTTAACAGCAACCCAGCATCCTTTTAACATCGCACTTTCTTTTTATGATGGACTATGCAGCGACAGTTCTTTGTGTACCACCTGGAGCCGGGTACCCCGTACATGTTCCGCATGTGGGCTTCTAACCGCCTGGGTCCCGGAGAGGCCACAACGGTATACGCCTCCACCTCGAAGCCGCTCGACCCCGCAGGTGCAGTTAAATCTTCGTATTAACATTTTCACTGTGATATGGGTCACAGATGGCTCACAGTAGTTGTTCCCCCTGTGCAGCTGTGCAGTGCCTTCCTACACAAGTGGCATTTTTGCTAAAAatcaacggagaaaaaaaaaattcttgttgTTTCTGATCTGATGGGGTGTGGGGCTATCTCTGTACACCTTGCAAAATTTTAAAAGGAGCACATTTTCCTGGGGACGTAGTCTGTaggagtccacttagtggactgtccatttcagccacTGCTGATTGGGCAGGGCCGCTCGtatcctcctcgctcgtacagctgcatccaatcagcagtgactgaagtggacagtccactaggtggactcttatacAATACCCTCTGGTGACTCGCCTGTGGGTCACAACACACCAGAGAAATATGGCATCTGACCACCCGATGGGTGACCACACACAAATATTGCTACTTCAAGAACTGCTAACGCAGTGTACGTGTTACGTAAGACAACTTTGTGGACAGCGAATAGTATCGAAAGCAGGGGCCATATCGTGGTAAGATTACCTTTTTCCAATTCCATACTTTTCATTTCATACACCCTGTTGACTGGCCAATCCTGGTGATTGCTGGGGCTGACTTTGTGAAAGCCAGTGACAaagggcaaagaaaaaaaatcaaaaatggattttttttttttttacaaaatatgGCTCCAATGTTGGCGAACAGCACTGTCACTCAGAGCTGTCTTAATTCTGGAAACATGAAGGTCTATTGTTCTCTCATCCTGCTATGGCTGACTGGTGTTCAGATGTTTAGGTGTCGGCCTcataggcggagagttttcatATTTCATGGGGAGGGggcgaccagctttccgaaccccatatatgtatatacatacagtgaaacctcgttaaaccgtagttggccggagctcggaaaaagtatgtactaaacagtagtactgcttaaccgaaataccACGAGATAGCCCACTTatctgtcaaaaacggaactcagagtgagtgcgatgaaaggggaaaaaacaagcagtatttattcacttcacgcaacaaaagtgttattttcgtttgatgctgaggcagcctagcagcgacgacagcggcctcaaa
It includes:
- the LOC139056227 gene encoding contactin-1a isoform X1 encodes the protein MMFGKIIHYSFLLILPIGDVFLEALRHHSSTGLLPSVIEGDLGSRFTLQCNLSRPHHHNQAQRIVWLKDGRGLGPELSWTVYEYRGDLVSSGLLLSDAGNYSCYLDTPHPHTSAQLIVRTPPGRLSNITVHPSTVVATVRWHVTSDGGCPLSHFTLAYQPTQEPPANSSAAVHHYFPVHISPAARQFFVYHLEPGTPYMFRMWASNRLGPGEATTVYASTSKPLDPAEVVQKMFAGGDDFSTAAWMVAVSMVMGTILILSCLSCLLIYKEGRHEEFQDEVEEEEESSTVPHIVANPGFEVDIEESFLLDRPDCNDNNERAVRTNNNSVVRPSHV
- the LOC139056227 gene encoding contactin-1a isoform X3 codes for the protein MSPLRHHSSTGLLPSVIEGDLGSRFTLQCNLSRPHHHNQAQRIVWLKDGRGLGPELSWTVYEYRGDLVSSGLLLSDAGNYSCYLDTPHPHTSAQLIVRTPPGRLSNITVHPSTVVATVRWHVTSDGGCPLSHFTLAYQPTQEPPANSSAAVHHYFPVHISPAARQFFVYHLEPGTPYMFRMWASNRLGPGEATTVYASTSKPLDPAEVVQKMFAGGDDFSTAAWMVAVSMVMGTILILSCLSCLLIYKEGRHEEFQDEVEEEEESSTVPHIVANPGFEVDIEESFLLDRPDCNDNNERAVRTNNNSVVRPSHV
- the LOC139056227 gene encoding contactin-1a isoform X2 yields the protein MRRDSVALRHHSSTGLLPSVIEGDLGSRFTLQCNLSRPHHHNQAQRIVWLKDGRGLGPELSWTVYEYRGDLVSSGLLLSDAGNYSCYLDTPHPHTSAQLIVRTPPGRLSNITVHPSTVVATVRWHVTSDGGCPLSHFTLAYQPTQEPPANSSAAVHHYFPVHISPAARQFFVYHLEPGTPYMFRMWASNRLGPGEATTVYASTSKPLDPAEVVQKMFAGGDDFSTAAWMVAVSMVMGTILILSCLSCLLIYKEGRHEEFQDEVEEEEESSTVPHIVANPGFEVDIEESFLLDRPDCNDNNERAVRTNNNSVVRPSHV